Proteins encoded by one window of Hylaeus volcanicus isolate JK05 chromosome 7, UHH_iyHylVolc1.0_haploid, whole genome shotgun sequence:
- the LOC128880462 gene encoding protein ECT2 isoform X5, which yields MEEQSVHSSISDINSEEAVRSDPVIIPRKKRICLIGAACDDSTLGAAAQQFSVPVLKSETGSEYIEDTAYCTYFVLKQFEGPEYDALHKSAHRILGPTALLQLAERKDSLPSINRPMYTQAMVGTVVVFTGFRKKEELTKLINMIHNMGGSIRKEMGAKVTHLIANCCGGDKYRYAVTFRVPIMSMDWVTALWNAKDDISNYGNNEDLITTYKLKPFFGAKVCFFGFPDEEKRHMCEVLQQQGGESTEIDDPNCTHVVTEIGCREYKKSNNAFDMLPYTKNPNYIPYHYSKTKPFSFTFYNPYTNTIPNMETKSSSYICNTDHINLSRRLSTKRFSYCFSSSLPHYLEYKENKFNYSTPDNISQDSAICMDDNLYDYSNLPNEFSNMSESSIAQTDSGIDMSMSRYLHNIIQSSSLTVPQRSNFPVTSTVLDIHSMDSSSAVYNDRNSRNNSSNVFSNKNTNNESTCTRSELHNFKSSTLCKKTIIQHTNKHCPDSESYILKSCKNVQCTPKSFFVNRKIATPRRCIKWRKVKSCIAIHKITSSDKLKFKKMHSHPNLLKRYDSEFNDSLLHDSPTLITKNKSFLSSYKLNSSLLSKLNHLNFSKYVLPAPCPQVSENHQRQKYTPLHTPLPIPAKVAKLSNSDHGLRSTFTNVSSKICALKDDHIRQEKQEDVPVSLVVDESNVNALPDLASVRAHIVKAEWFWTSVQNEGAADEKEYLFEDYLESVLSPTISARRDSQQTTTPSTASTRRKRKRLAETLSSLVQNGADSPALHKRRSSISDAGLLSVSGSFLDCTASPDKPLLDDIPEVEAVNTDSSRKNLSPRHQVFLELVQTESNYVGILSTIMTLFKSPLEDLIDTSGELLNGTEAKIIFGNFPPIYEVHKKMLEELKYSATHWMEDISIGNIFLKFAPDLVKAYPSYVNFFENTKDMLDQCDQTKPRFHAFLKVCQTKPECGRQSLKELLIKPVQRLPSISLLLNDILKHTSKNNPDHSALELSISSIKEVMTYINEDKRKTEGQLVMFDIFNEIDNCPPHLVSSHRSFIGKCDVMELSEGLSGRGDHLVLFLFSDTLEICKKRSKAFNSLKSPNTANGLHTTKLSQGKPYKHIKMLSLSTIKKVVDIRETDECHKVFALMVRSNQELKEKLFSFTITDEEVNKTNYLRTLCRQMANTVCKADADTFLISLDSHQLEIDTSDVALGTLSKAFKSLFHNFYLEYMDPYVFLLNSMCETTLHVPLPFASRTRMKVGRAFSFNKTPSKLKRAMSTMMSPFGSTNSLTPASQQLAQMRLASCNNINECDVTQCFDWIKILCVTN from the exons ATGGAAGAGCAAAGCGTTCACAGTAGTATCAGTGATATAAATAGTGAAGAGGCAGTTAGAAGTGACC cTGTGATTATACCACGTAAAAAAAGGATATGCTTAATTGGTGCCGCTTGTGATGATTCTACACTGGGTGCTGCTGCACAGCAGTTTAGTGTACCTGTTCTTAAATCAGAAACAGGTTCAGAATATATAGAAGACACAGCATATTGTACTTACTTTGTACTGAAACAATTCGAGGGACCTGAATACGATGCTCTCCATAAAAGTGCCCATAG aatattggGACCGACGGCGCTTCTGCAATTAGCAGAACGAAAGGACTCATTACCTAGTATTAATAGACCAATGTACACACAAGCTATGGTAGGCACGGTAGTAGTCTTTACTGGATTTAGAAAAAAGGAGGAATTG ACCAAGTTGATCAACATGATTCATAATATGGGTGGAAGTATTAGGAAAGAAATGGGTGCAAAAGTGACACATCTCATTGCTAATTGTTGCGGTGGAGATAAGTATAGATATGCTGTTACATTTCGGGTTCCTATAATGTCCATGGATTGGGTGACAGCTTTGTGGAATGCCAAAGACGATATTTCCAATTATGGAAATAATGAAGATCTG ATCACAACTTATAAACTAAAGCCATTCTTTGGTGCAAAAGTATGTTTCTTTGGATTCCCTGATGAAGAGAAACGTCACATGTGTGAAGTTCTTCAACAACAAGGTGGTGAATCTACAGAAATTGATGATCCAAATTGCACGCATGTG GTAACAGAAATAGGATGTCGTGAATACAAGAAGTCCAACAATGCATTTGACATGCTACCATATACTAAAAATCCTAATTATATTCCATACCATTACTCAAAAACAAAACCATTTTCCTTTACTTTCTACAATCCATATACTAATACTATTCCTAACATGGAAACAAAAAGTTCCTCATATATTTGCAATACTGATCACATAAATTTGTCAAGAAGATTGAGTACTAAACGTTTCTCgtattgtttttcttcttctctgcCTCATTATcttgaatataaagaaaataaattcaattactcAACACCAGATAATATAAGTCAAGATTCGGCAATTTGTATGGATGATAATTTATATGATTATTCAAATTTgccaaatgaattttccaaTATGTCTGAATCGTCTATAGCACAAACTGATTCTGGCATTGATATGTCTATGTCAAGATATTTACACAATATAATACAATCAAGTAGTTTAACTGTACCACAACGATCTAACTTTCCTGTAACATCTACTGTGTTAGATATACATTCTATGGATTCATCTTCAGCAGTTTACAATGATAGAAATTCACGAAATAATTCATCTaatgttttttcaaataaaaatactaataatGAAAGTACATGTACTCGATCAGAATTACATAATTTCAAGTCTTCTACACTAtgtaagaaaacaattattcaacatacaaacaaacactGTCCTGATAGTGAAAGCTATATCTTGAAATCTTGCAAAAATGTACAGTGTACGCCAAAGTCTTTTTTCGTCAATCGAAAAATTGCAACTCCTAGACGATGCATAAAATGGCGAAAAGTTAAGTCTTGTATTGCGATTCATAAGATAACTTCCtcagataaattaaaatttaaaaaaatgcattcCCATCCTAATTTACTAAAGCGATATGATTCGGAATTCAATGATTCTCTTTTGCACGATTCGCCCACActgattacaaaaaataaaagttttttaagTTCATACAAATTGAATTCGTCCCTTTTATCAAAGcttaatcatttaaatttctctaaatATGTGCTTCCTGCTCCATGCCCTCAAGTTTCAGAAAATCATCAAAGACAGAAATATACTCCTTTACATACTCCTCTTCCTATACCTGCAAAGGTAGCAAAATTATCAAATTCTGACCATGGCTTAAGAAGTACTTTTACAAATGTTTCCTCTAAAATTTGTGCTCTGAAAGATGATCATATAAGACAGGAGAAACAGGAGGACGTACCAGTAtctttg gttgTGGATGAATCAAATGTAAATGCATTACCAGATTTAGCTTCAGTAAGGGCTCATATTGTAAAAGCTGAATGGTTTTGGACATCTGTTCAAAATGAGGGTGCAGCTGATGAGAAGgagtatttatttgaagat tATTTGGAATCTGTTCTGTCACCAACTATATCAGCTAGACGAGATAGTCAACAAACTACAACTCCGAGTACAGCGTCTACAAGACGAAAACGTAAACGTTTAGCAGAAACTTTATCTAGTTTGGTCCAAAATGGTGCAGATTCACCAGCTTTGCATAAGAGACGATCCAGTATCAGTGATGCAGGACTTTTGAGTGTTAGCGGAAGTTTCCTTGACTGCACAGCAAGCCCAGATAAACCATTACTTGATG ATATTCCAGAAGTGGAAGCTGTTAACACGGATAGCTCTAGAAAAAATTTATCACCGCGACACCAGGTTTTCTTAGAATTAGTACAAACAGAGTCAAATTATGTTGGCATTCTCAGTACAATTATGACA cTGTTCAAGTCACCATTGGAAGATCTCATAGATACAAGCGGCGAATTATTAAATGGTACCGAagctaaaattatatttggcAATTTTCCACCCATTTATGAagttcataaaaaaatgttggaagaaTTGAAATACAGTGCCACACATTGGATGGAGGACATTAGCATAGGTAATATATTTCTGAAGTTTGCACCTGACCTAGTCAAGGCGTATCCGTCGTATGTCAACTTCTTCGAAAATACAAAGGACATGCTCGATCAGTGTGATCAAACCAAACCACGATTTCATGCTTTTCTGAAGGTTTGTCAAACGAAACCTGAATGTGGTCGACAAAGCTTAAAGGAATTACTGATTAAGCCAGTACAAAGGTTACCCAGtattagtttattattaaatg ATATCCTTAAACATACGAGTAAAAATAATCCAGATCATAGCGCATTGGAGTTGTCGATTAGCAGTATTAAAGAAGTTATGACGTATATAAACgaggataaaagaaaaactgagGGTCAATTAGTTATGTTtgacatttttaatgaaattgacaACTGTCCACCGCATTTAGTTTCTTCACATCGATCATTTATTGGTAAATGTGATGTGATGGAACTTAGTGAGGGTTTAAGCGGGCGTGGTGATCATTTAGTTTTGTTCCTGTTTTCCGATACActtgaaatatgtaaaaaaagatcgaaagcCTTTAACTCATTAAAGAGTCCTAATACAGCAAATGGATTGCACACAACTAAATTAAGTCAAGGAAAACCATATAAACATATCAAGATGTTATCACTgagtacaataaaaaaagttgtcGATATACGAGAAACTGATG aatgTCATAAAGTTTTTGCTTTAATGGTAAGAAGTAATCAAGAGTTAAAAGAGAAActgttttcatttacaattacCGATGAGGAGGTAAATAAGACAAACTACCTCCGGACTTTGTGCAGGCAAATGGCTAATACAGTATGCAAAGCTGATGCG gatACGTTCCTGATAAGTCTTGATTCGCATCAGCTTGAAATTGATACAAGCGACGTAGCATTAGGAACATTAAGCAAAGCATTTAA GAGcctatttcataatttttaccTGGAGTATATGGACCCGTATGTGTTCCTACTCAATAGCATGTGTGAAACCACGTTACATGTCCCACTACC gTTTGCGTCTCGCACAAGGATGAAAGTCGGCAGAGCGTTTAGTTTTAACAAAACCCCAAGCAAATTGAAAAGAGCAATGTCAACGATGATGTCGCCATTTGGATCAACCAATAGCCTTACTCCAGCAAGTCAACAACTTGCACAGATGCGGCTTGCTAGTTGCAACAATATTAAC gAATGTGACGTCACGCAGTGTTTCGACTGGATCAAAATACTTTGCGTCACAAATTAG
- the LOC128880462 gene encoding protein ECT2 isoform X3: MEEQSVHSSISDINSEEAVRSDPVIIPRKKRICLIGAACDDSTLGAAAQQFSVPVLKSETGSEYIEDTAYCTYFVLKQFEGPEYDALHKSAHRILGPTALLQLAERKDSLPSINRPMYTQAMVGTVVVFTGFRKKEELTKLINMIHNMGGSIRKEMGAKVTHLIANCCGGDKYRYAVTFRVPIMSMDWVTALWNAKDDISNYGNNEDLITTYKLKPFFGAKVCFFGFPDEEKRHMCEVLQQQGGESTEIDDPNCTHVVTEIGCREYKKSNNAFDMLPYTKNPNYIPYHYSKTKPFSFTFYNPYTNTIPNMETKSSSYICNTDHINLSRRLSTKRFSYCFSSSLPHYLEYKENKFNYSTPDNISQDSAICMDDNLYDYSNLPNEFSNMSESSIAQTDSGIDMSMSRYLHNIIQSSSLTVPQRSNFPVTSTVLDIHSMDSSSAVYNDRNSRNNSSNVFSNKNTNNESTCTRSELHNFKSSTLCKKTIIQHTNKHCPDSESYILKSCKNVQCTPKSFFVNRKIATPRRCIKWRKVKSCIAIHKITSSDKLKFKKMHSHPNLLKRYDSEFNDSLLHDSPTLITKNKSFLSSYKLNSSLLSKLNHLNFSKYVLPAPCPQVSENHQRQKYTPLHTPLPIPAKVAKLSNSDHGLRSTFTNVSSKICALKDDHIRQEKQEDVPVSLVVDESNVNALPDLASVRAHIVKAEWFWTSVQNEGAADEKEYLFEDYLESVLSPTISARRDSQQTTTPSTASTRRKRKRLAETLSSLVQNGADSPALHKRRSSISDAGLLSVSGSFLDCTASPDKPLLDDIPEVEAVNTDSSRKNLSPRHQVFLELVQTESNYVGILSTIMTLFKSPLEDLIDTSGELLNGTEAKIIFGNFPPIYEVHKKMLEELKYSATHWMEDISIGNIFLKFAPDLVKAYPSYVNFFENTKDMLDQCDQTKPRFHAFLKVCQTKPECGRQSLKELLIKPVQRLPSISLLLNDILKHTSKNNPDHSALELSISSIKEVMTYINEDKRKTEGQLVMFDIFNEIDNCPPHLVSSHRSFIGKCDVMELSEGLSGRGDHLVLFLFSDTLEICKKRSKAFNSLKSPNTANGLHTTKLSQGKPYKHIKMLSLSTIKKVVDIRETDECHKVFALMVRSNQELKEKLFSFTITDEEVNKTNYLRTLCRQMANTVCKADADTFLISLDSHQLEIDTSDVALGTLSKAFKSLFHNFYLEYMDPFASRTRMKVGRAFSFNKTPSKLKRAMSTMMSPFGSTNSLTPASQQLAQMRLASCNNINELGNGGSSSPSRDDVLVAPMSVQPTRKAKCSSLSMASLRRNCSEEVMQDKSDL, from the exons ATGGAAGAGCAAAGCGTTCACAGTAGTATCAGTGATATAAATAGTGAAGAGGCAGTTAGAAGTGACC cTGTGATTATACCACGTAAAAAAAGGATATGCTTAATTGGTGCCGCTTGTGATGATTCTACACTGGGTGCTGCTGCACAGCAGTTTAGTGTACCTGTTCTTAAATCAGAAACAGGTTCAGAATATATAGAAGACACAGCATATTGTACTTACTTTGTACTGAAACAATTCGAGGGACCTGAATACGATGCTCTCCATAAAAGTGCCCATAG aatattggGACCGACGGCGCTTCTGCAATTAGCAGAACGAAAGGACTCATTACCTAGTATTAATAGACCAATGTACACACAAGCTATGGTAGGCACGGTAGTAGTCTTTACTGGATTTAGAAAAAAGGAGGAATTG ACCAAGTTGATCAACATGATTCATAATATGGGTGGAAGTATTAGGAAAGAAATGGGTGCAAAAGTGACACATCTCATTGCTAATTGTTGCGGTGGAGATAAGTATAGATATGCTGTTACATTTCGGGTTCCTATAATGTCCATGGATTGGGTGACAGCTTTGTGGAATGCCAAAGACGATATTTCCAATTATGGAAATAATGAAGATCTG ATCACAACTTATAAACTAAAGCCATTCTTTGGTGCAAAAGTATGTTTCTTTGGATTCCCTGATGAAGAGAAACGTCACATGTGTGAAGTTCTTCAACAACAAGGTGGTGAATCTACAGAAATTGATGATCCAAATTGCACGCATGTG GTAACAGAAATAGGATGTCGTGAATACAAGAAGTCCAACAATGCATTTGACATGCTACCATATACTAAAAATCCTAATTATATTCCATACCATTACTCAAAAACAAAACCATTTTCCTTTACTTTCTACAATCCATATACTAATACTATTCCTAACATGGAAACAAAAAGTTCCTCATATATTTGCAATACTGATCACATAAATTTGTCAAGAAGATTGAGTACTAAACGTTTCTCgtattgtttttcttcttctctgcCTCATTATcttgaatataaagaaaataaattcaattactcAACACCAGATAATATAAGTCAAGATTCGGCAATTTGTATGGATGATAATTTATATGATTATTCAAATTTgccaaatgaattttccaaTATGTCTGAATCGTCTATAGCACAAACTGATTCTGGCATTGATATGTCTATGTCAAGATATTTACACAATATAATACAATCAAGTAGTTTAACTGTACCACAACGATCTAACTTTCCTGTAACATCTACTGTGTTAGATATACATTCTATGGATTCATCTTCAGCAGTTTACAATGATAGAAATTCACGAAATAATTCATCTaatgttttttcaaataaaaatactaataatGAAAGTACATGTACTCGATCAGAATTACATAATTTCAAGTCTTCTACACTAtgtaagaaaacaattattcaacatacaaacaaacactGTCCTGATAGTGAAAGCTATATCTTGAAATCTTGCAAAAATGTACAGTGTACGCCAAAGTCTTTTTTCGTCAATCGAAAAATTGCAACTCCTAGACGATGCATAAAATGGCGAAAAGTTAAGTCTTGTATTGCGATTCATAAGATAACTTCCtcagataaattaaaatttaaaaaaatgcattcCCATCCTAATTTACTAAAGCGATATGATTCGGAATTCAATGATTCTCTTTTGCACGATTCGCCCACActgattacaaaaaataaaagttttttaagTTCATACAAATTGAATTCGTCCCTTTTATCAAAGcttaatcatttaaatttctctaaatATGTGCTTCCTGCTCCATGCCCTCAAGTTTCAGAAAATCATCAAAGACAGAAATATACTCCTTTACATACTCCTCTTCCTATACCTGCAAAGGTAGCAAAATTATCAAATTCTGACCATGGCTTAAGAAGTACTTTTACAAATGTTTCCTCTAAAATTTGTGCTCTGAAAGATGATCATATAAGACAGGAGAAACAGGAGGACGTACCAGTAtctttg gttgTGGATGAATCAAATGTAAATGCATTACCAGATTTAGCTTCAGTAAGGGCTCATATTGTAAAAGCTGAATGGTTTTGGACATCTGTTCAAAATGAGGGTGCAGCTGATGAGAAGgagtatttatttgaagat tATTTGGAATCTGTTCTGTCACCAACTATATCAGCTAGACGAGATAGTCAACAAACTACAACTCCGAGTACAGCGTCTACAAGACGAAAACGTAAACGTTTAGCAGAAACTTTATCTAGTTTGGTCCAAAATGGTGCAGATTCACCAGCTTTGCATAAGAGACGATCCAGTATCAGTGATGCAGGACTTTTGAGTGTTAGCGGAAGTTTCCTTGACTGCACAGCAAGCCCAGATAAACCATTACTTGATG ATATTCCAGAAGTGGAAGCTGTTAACACGGATAGCTCTAGAAAAAATTTATCACCGCGACACCAGGTTTTCTTAGAATTAGTACAAACAGAGTCAAATTATGTTGGCATTCTCAGTACAATTATGACA cTGTTCAAGTCACCATTGGAAGATCTCATAGATACAAGCGGCGAATTATTAAATGGTACCGAagctaaaattatatttggcAATTTTCCACCCATTTATGAagttcataaaaaaatgttggaagaaTTGAAATACAGTGCCACACATTGGATGGAGGACATTAGCATAGGTAATATATTTCTGAAGTTTGCACCTGACCTAGTCAAGGCGTATCCGTCGTATGTCAACTTCTTCGAAAATACAAAGGACATGCTCGATCAGTGTGATCAAACCAAACCACGATTTCATGCTTTTCTGAAGGTTTGTCAAACGAAACCTGAATGTGGTCGACAAAGCTTAAAGGAATTACTGATTAAGCCAGTACAAAGGTTACCCAGtattagtttattattaaatg ATATCCTTAAACATACGAGTAAAAATAATCCAGATCATAGCGCATTGGAGTTGTCGATTAGCAGTATTAAAGAAGTTATGACGTATATAAACgaggataaaagaaaaactgagGGTCAATTAGTTATGTTtgacatttttaatgaaattgacaACTGTCCACCGCATTTAGTTTCTTCACATCGATCATTTATTGGTAAATGTGATGTGATGGAACTTAGTGAGGGTTTAAGCGGGCGTGGTGATCATTTAGTTTTGTTCCTGTTTTCCGATACActtgaaatatgtaaaaaaagatcgaaagcCTTTAACTCATTAAAGAGTCCTAATACAGCAAATGGATTGCACACAACTAAATTAAGTCAAGGAAAACCATATAAACATATCAAGATGTTATCACTgagtacaataaaaaaagttgtcGATATACGAGAAACTGATG aatgTCATAAAGTTTTTGCTTTAATGGTAAGAAGTAATCAAGAGTTAAAAGAGAAActgttttcatttacaattacCGATGAGGAGGTAAATAAGACAAACTACCTCCGGACTTTGTGCAGGCAAATGGCTAATACAGTATGCAAAGCTGATGCG gatACGTTCCTGATAAGTCTTGATTCGCATCAGCTTGAAATTGATACAAGCGACGTAGCATTAGGAACATTAAGCAAAGCATTTAA GAGcctatttcataatttttaccTGGAGTATATGGACCC gTTTGCGTCTCGCACAAGGATGAAAGTCGGCAGAGCGTTTAGTTTTAACAAAACCCCAAGCAAATTGAAAAGAGCAATGTCAACGATGATGTCGCCATTTGGATCAACCAATAGCCTTACTCCAGCAAGTCAACAACTTGCACAGATGCGGCTTGCTAGTTGCAACAATATTAAC GAGCTGGGTAATGGTGGTTCAAGCTCGCCATCTAGAGATGATGTTCTAGTAGCACCCATGTCGGTTCAACCGACACGAAAGGCCAAATGCAGTTCCCTCAGTATGGCTTCATTAAGAAG AAATTGTTCAGAGGAAGTCATGCAGGACAAATCCGATCTTTGA